From Cygnus atratus isolate AKBS03 ecotype Queensland, Australia unplaced genomic scaffold, CAtr_DNAZoo_HiC_assembly HiC_scaffold_40, whole genome shotgun sequence:
ATCAGGCAGCTGCCTCACAGCCGTAAGTCTGAATATCCCGTGAGTAACTTGCGAGTAGCTTATTGGTAACCTGCGAGTAAACTATGAGTAACCTATGAGTAGGCCCCAGAGCTGCCCGGAAGCCCCCAGGGGGTgtccctcacccccccccccgacctccccaacaccccctcccccccgcagTGACCATGCCCCGGCAGCTGATCTGCGCCTACGTGGACATCATCCCCGACGACGTCTGCCGCAGGGCCTACCCAGGGCGCGTCACCCCCAACATGCTCTGCGCCGGGGTGCGCAACCAGCGCATCGACTCCTGtcaggtattttttattttggggggggggggggggggggcactccCCAAATCCCTCCCCCCTCTTTACACCACCCTCCGAGCCCCCCCGGTTGGGCCACCCCCGTGCTCACAAAGTCGCCACCGCTCCCATCCCCCAGGAATGAGGTTGGTCGTTCCCTTTTGGGTAAGAACCCCAAAATCTACGCTAACCCTCGTGTTGtgtccccccccacacaccccaaaTCCAACCCcaaagaccccccccccccccaaaatccacATCTTGCTGGTGGAGGCCCATGCTCCATCTCCCACCTCCCACCTTGATGTCCCCCCAACTCCACGTGTCCTCCACCCCCAAGCCCTGCACCTAGCTTGGAAACCTTGGCCCCAAGGTGGACCCCGacccttgcccccccccccccccccaaagtgtcccccacccccctcACGGTGTCCCCCACCCCCCTAACGCTGTCCCCTCTCCCCGCAGGGTGACTCCGGGGGGCCGCTGTCCTGTAACCGGACCCTCCAAGGCATCGTGTCGTGGGGGCTGCAGACCTGCGCCCtgccggggcgcccgggggtctACACACGGGTGTGCAACTACGTGGACTGGATCCTGAACACCATGAACAACAACTAGGAGGCGGCGACACCGAGCCGGGCCACCGCAGACGCCGTGTAGGGACACGGAGCTTGGGGGAGGACAGACCATGAGTA
This genomic window contains:
- the LOC118261431 gene encoding kallikrein-11-like, which produces MPRQLICAYVDIIPDDVCRRAYPGRVTPNMLCAGVRNQRIDSCQGDSGGPLSCNRTLQGIVSWGLQTCALPGRPGVYTRVCNYVDWILNTMNNN